The Candidatus Dependentiae bacterium DNA window AAACTATATAGCAGCAATCCAAATTGCCGCTATATTCTATACTTTGAGGCATTTATGAATTTTGGGATAGGTTCTTAATAATAATTGTAAATTTAACATATTTTTAGAAGGACTGCGCACAATTTCTAATGTATTTTTATCAACACGTTTTTTGTAAGTTTCTGCCCTTACAATTCCTTGCGCCAGTTGAATTATCTTGTTTATTGGAAACTTGTAAATATGCTTGAAATTATATTTTTGATATTTCAAGTAATTTCTTTGAGATCTCAACTTAAAAAATAAATAACCGGAATCAATCAATGCTAAAGCACCGATACCAGCAGTCGTTTTTCCTGGATTCTCCCTCATCCACTCAAAAATATATCGCCCTTGATTCAAAATACGTTGAAAACTTGGTAGGCTATAGCCACTAAACCAACCACCGCCAGTTGACTGTTGCTGCGCTTGTAATACTGAACTAAAAAGTAAAATAATTACCAAAATTGCTGATGTAATACGTTTTTTCATCATCTCACTCCATATAAATTGGCACACAATAAATTGTTTCAATCTAATTATAACATATGCGCAACAACACCAGTCAATATGTTAATACAAATAGAATAATATCGCATTAGGTAGGTACCATCTACCGATGCTTTTTTTATATATTTTTAAAAAAAGTAAAAATCACGTATAGTTATTTTTAGGTATAGGTTCAACAAATAATAAAAGATAACGTATTGATTTGCTATGTCACTATTACTAAACAATATTCTTGCTCTATCTATAGGATTGTTCTCAGGTTTTTTATATGCTGTACTTTTTTTATTTCAAAAACGTACAACTATGATTGCATCAGTATTATTTACAAGTATTCGCTTGATAAGTTTATCCGCATTATGGTGGTATCTATTGCAGCACACACAAATACCTCTTATACTGATGATATTATTTTTCTTACCAACATTTTGGGTAACTGTTTCTTGGTATAGGGGAATTGCATATGGAAGGTCTTGATATCCTTTCCGTTCACAAGTTAAAGCCACTCGAATATTTTGGCATTAAGCATCATTTTTTTCATATTAATACAGATACAGTTGTATACACATGGATAGTATTAGGCATTATTTTAGCATGCGTGTTACCAATCAGATGGTTATTACTGAAAAAAAACTCTATTATTTATCATGTGTTGACCACATATATCCGTTCATTTTATGGCATGACGCAACAAACGTTGGGAGAATACTTCACTTTTGGTCATTTTGCATTTATTACTGCAATATTTACATTTATCGCAACGGCAAATGCAATAGGCGCAGTGCCATGGTTGGAGGAACCAACTAAAGATTTAAATACTACACTTTCTCTTGGACTTACCTCATTTTTGTATACACAATTTTATGCAATCAAAATGCATGGTTTTTTGGCGTATATAAAAGAATATTTTGCGCCATTCTTTATCATGTTGCCACTTAATATTATTGGAAAAGTTGCTACTGTTATTTCAATATCATTTCGTTTATTTGGAAATATTTTTGGTGGTACCATGATTACTGGTATTTATACAAGCGCAATAAAGGGTTCATTAATTTTTGAAACTCTCGGTATGATTACCGGCCTCAATCTGGTTATCATACTCTTTTTTGGTTTGTTTGAAGCATTTTTACAAGCATTTGTATTTGCTATGCTTGCTCTTACGTATCTCTCTATTGGTATCAAAGGTGAGGAACCTGAAGAAGATTAGAACACGTTTTGGTAAGGAAATAATTTATGGCAGAGCTTGCAGAATTACTGCATTATTTAACGGTTGCATTAGCAGTCGCAGTCAGCTCAATTGGAGCTGGAATCGGTGAGGGATTGGCAAGTCATGCCGCAATAAAAGCAATTAACAAACAACCTGGCGCGCGAAGTGATATTTCCAAAACAATGATTTTGGGAACTGCACTCATTGAAACTGCCGCAATTATGGGATTACTTATTTCCGCAATTATGTTGTGGGGCTCAGAAAGCATTGAACGTACCACATACACAGGTATTGCTACATTGGGCATTGCACTTGCTATTTGTATCTCTGGGTTTGTCATTGGTATTGTTTCTGCATTTCCTGCACAACAAGCATGTTTAGCAATTGCACGACAACCATTCTTTGCTCAAAAAATTGTTCGCTTTATGCTTATCACACAATCAATTATTCAAACACCAATTGTATTTAGTTTTATTATCGCGATGCTCATAAAAGCGCAACTTACAACTATTGATAGCCTTGCTGATAGTTTTCGGTTACTTGGTGCTGGTATATGTATTGGTTTTGGTAGCATTGGCCCTTCAATTGGTCTCGCACAGTTTGCACGAACGGCATGCTCTGGGCTTGGTATAAATCGCGATGCATACAACAAGTTGCTTCCTTTCACTTTTTTGAGTGAAGCAATTATTGAAACACCTATTATCTTTGCATTGGTTGTGTCTATTTTACTACTAGTTACCGGTATACCAAATGGGAATCTACTAGTTGGTATCGCTATGCTTTTTGCTGGTTTTTGTACAGGATTTGGTACTATCGGCGCTGGTATTAGTTCCGGGAAAACATCTTCTGCCGCATGCCACCAAATTGCACTTGCTCCAGAAAAGTATTCATTACTTGCACGTGTAAGTATGTTTAGCCAAGGTTTGATTGATACATGTGCAATTTATGCATTGCTCATATCTTTACTTTTAATTATCACTAGTCGTTATATGGTTTAAAAAACATCTTGTAGTATGAAGCATAAAAAAAAATTACACGTTTTGTATATCATCACCAAGTTAGAACTGGGTGGTGCACAAAAAGTATGTCTTAATCTGGCGAAAGGCTTAAAAAAGTTAGGACACGAACCACTATTGCTTTCTGGTCCAACTGGTCCACTAAAAGAGGAGGCAAAAACAATTTGCCAAACAATTTTTTTAAATGATCTGACACGAGAAATCAACTCATCATGTGTATTTTTTAAAGAATTCATTTGTTTTTTTACATTAGTTGGCACAATAAAAAAACTTAAAAAAAAATATCCTGATTTAATTATACATACACACAGCACAAAAGCTGGAATCCTTGGCCGATGGGCCGCCTTTTTTGCTAATGTTAAAAAACGTATTCATACAGTGCATGGCTACGCATTCCATAAACACCAGCGTTGGTTTGTATGGCTACCCATTTATTTTTTGGAGTTGATTACAAGCTTTGTTACTACTCACTTTATATGCGTTTCTTCTGAAGATGTAAAAACAGGAATCAAACTATTTCCATACTTTACCCCTAAACATTCAATCATTCGCGCAGCAGTTGATCATAATACATTGTATATTCCTGCAACAAAAACCAATATTAATCCCGATACTGCACAAACATTTGTCTTTGGAACTATCTCTTGCTTTAAACCACAAAAAAATCTAATTGATCTATTACGTGCTTTTGCATATGTATACCAAAAAGACAATCGTGCAAAACTAGAAATTATTGGCGATGGTGTGCAACGCAAACACATAGAAATTTTCATCAAAACACACAACTTACATCAACAGATTATTCTTCATGGTTGGAAACAAAACATTACGCCCATTATGCTAACCTGGCATGCATTTGTCCTCAGCTCTCTGTGGGAAGGATTACCATGTGCAGTAGTCGAAGCGCGCTTGCTTAAGTTACCGGTTCTTGCATATAACACTGGTGGGATCAAAGATATTATTGAAAATGGCAAGAATGGTTTTTTATATCCACAAAAAAAGTGGAAACAACTTGCCAATGGCATGTTACAACTTATGAATAATAAAAAATTATACTCAAAATTATACTACAATAAAGACAATTTAATTCAATTTGACACTGATGTCATGATACAAGAACATATACAATTATATCAAACAGGTTATATAAGAATAGATACCCTTACAGATAAAAAAAGGAATAATGTATGAAAGTAGTTAGTACAAAAAAATGGTTATCAGTCATATGTATAATATTATGCGGAATAAGTTTTATTCTTACGCTACTCTTCACGTATTCATACTGGAAAACACAATCAGCAATTTTGCACTTTACTCGACAAGAAGCACACGAAAAAACCGAGCAAGCAGCAAAACACTTGGATAGTTTTATTAATATACTACAAGTAATGGTTACTACGCTCACAAAAAAACTTGAGAAAAACAATATTAAAAAAAGCACAATTATTGAACAATTGCGAGAAAAACCAGTAGAAGTTACCGGGTTTGGAGTCGCCTTCACATCTCAAGATAGTGATGAAAAAAAATCTCATTACGTTGTAGAATATGAAGATAAACAACAACTTATACAACTAGAAAAATCTCACTTCGCTCAAGCTACAAAAGACGGAAAATATGATTATACACAAGAAATATGGTATAAAAAAGCACTAAAAGGACAATCCGGTTTCTTGGGGCCAATTAATGATCCGGTTACCAAACAACCGGTCATTTTTTTTTACAAACCATTTTTTAATGGTGATATCATTGCTGGTGTTGTATTTGCAACACAATCGGTTGCTCACCTTAAACACGTACTTTCAACATTATATCTTGGGCAAGCTGGCTATTGGATTGTAACAGACAAAGATGGCACAGTACTTATTCATCCAACAACCAGTTTAATACAGACTAAAGAAAATATAATTAACAAGACACATATGCAACAGAATAATGCGATAATAACTCTTTTGTCCAAAGATGAAAATAGAACAAGAAGTGTTTTATACAAAAATCCTAAAACTAACAATGATGCCTGGCTTTCAGTTGCAGAAACATCCACAACACCTTTAAAAATCATATCAGTTTTTGATATCTATCAAGTTTTTGTAAATAATGATTTTGTTCGCCACCAATTGATTCACATTGTTCTGGCACTTTTGTGCGCGTTTCTGTTTTGTATAGCTTTTTTCATTTCTCGATCACAACTTAATGTGTCACTTTTGTGGACTTTTTCTGCCGTAACAGCGATCATACTTGCGTTAACCGTTGGCACACTATGGGCAATCACTGCTGCATATCCTGATTACAAAGAAAACATAGTACCTGTGTACAACAAGATTAGTCTATATCAATTTTTAGACAAAATAACTAACGCAAAACAAGATATCATCCCTGCAGAACCCTCACAAAGCTTAGACTATTATTTGCGCTATCGATACAAAAAGGGAAAATACATACCAACAGGATTACTGATTCACGATATTGATTTTATTTCTAAAGATCAAATTGCATTTGTTGGTATTGTATGGCAGCGCTATTTTGACGGAATTCATGACGATATTTCTCGTGGTTTTATTTTTCAACAACTTTCTGGTAAACCAGACATTGTCGAGTTAAGCAGAACAAAAGAGGGTAAACGAGAAACAATTGTATGGTTAGTACACGCAAAATTAAATCAAGTTATGACGTATTACAATTTTCCATTTGACGTAAAAGATTTACACATACAACTTTCTCACAAAGATTTTGATAAAAATATTATTCTCGTTCCAGACTTAGATGCATACGCTATTCTAAATGCTGCAGCACTGCCAGGTATAAGTAGCGATGCACATTTAAGTGGCTGGCAACTGAGTGGTAGCTATTTTGGTTACAAAATTGTTGATTATCAATCTAATTTTGGAATGTACGCATACGGCCCATTTGGCATAACTAATCAAGTTGATAAGTCTCAAGTACCAGAATTACACTTTGCTATTGCCGCTAAACGAAATTTATTTGAAACACTGACTACACATGTTATTGTCCTGCTCGCTATTGCTTTTTTATTATTTGTTCTTTTTTTAACCTATCAAAAACACGATGTTGGAGGCGCATTTACTACAATACTTTTTAGCACCATTGTTGCACAACGTTATTTTAAATCACATATCCCATCAGACGAATTTGTATACTTTGAGTGGTTTCATTTTATTATGTATATCGCAATTGTATTTGTTATGACCGTTGTACTATTAGATTTTTTCAAATTCAATTTTTGGTTCATTCAATATAAAAAAAATGTAATCAGCCTAATCCTTTATTGGCCATGTCTGCTAATGGGAATTTTATTAGTTTCCATTATATACCTTTACTAGATTCTATTTACAGACTGTTATCTACAACATGACAAATCATGTACTTTACGTTATATTTCCAGCCATATAAAAAAATCTTTACTCAGCACTAATGGAGAATGATGTTGTATAAAAAATTAACCGATGCAATTGGCAATACACCATTGGTAAAAGTTCCCTTTGATTGTCTTGGAAATTGCTATGCAAAACTTGAGTATTTAAATCCTGGTGGAAGCGTAAAAGATCGTTCTGCATGCTATATGATCGAACAAGCAGAAAAAAATGGTATCCTAAACTCCGGCGGCGTTATTATTGACGCCTCTTCCGGCAATCATGGTATTGCAGTAGCCATGATTGGCGCAATTAAAGGCTACGAGGTTATTATTACAGTATCAGAAAAAATCAGCAAAGAAAAATTAGATACTATCAAGGCATATGGTGCAAAAATTATTATGTGCCCAGCAACAGAGTTTATTGATGATCCGCAAAGTTATCACTCTCAAGCAGTAGCTTTACACAAAAAAACACCTGGATCGTTTATGCCAAATCAATATTATAATCCCACCAATAGAGATGGGCACTATCATTCACTTGGCACAGAAATATGGCAACAGACTAACGGTACAATTACCCACTTTTTTGCAGCAGCAGGTACAACTGGTACAGTAAGTGGTGTTGGCAGGTATTTAAAAGAAAAAAATACTGATATCAAAGTATTTGCTATTGATTCTATTAATTCGTATCGCGCAACTGGTGGCTTTCCTAAACCATACAAAATTGAAGGTATGGGAATGGATTTTGATACACCCGTCTTTGATGAAAGTATTGTTGATGACATCATCTGTGTGAGTGATAATAATGCACTTACAATGCTTAAACTACTTGCACAAAAATATGGATTACTTGTCGGTCCAAGCAGTGGTGCAGTTGCATATGTAGTTGATCAATACGCAAAAAACTTACAACCAAATGATTTAGCTGTTATGATTTTTGGTGATTCTGGAAGAGCATATTTGACTAAACGTTTTTATTAACAAGAACAAGGAGCGTTACATGCCGTATACAAAACAATTATATGTAGTAAGCATTACACTATCTTTGCTTGTATTGTTTCGTATTTATGCTATGGAGGAAGAAAATAAACAAGACACTGAATTTACTATCAATCATAGCCTTAATCAACACGAACTAGAAACAACTTTTAGCAATATGCTAATCATAAAGCAGCCAGTAATTATCAACTATTCCAGTGAAATTTGTTTTGCAAGCCAGAATTACCATCGATTAAAAATTGGTATGGGAGAGGATCCTAACTACAACAATCAAAGAATCACCCAAAAGTATCTTCCACCACAACAATGTTGGTTGCAAAATAGCTATTCTGCAGAAGAATGCGATAATTACTGTAGAATAGATGATGATGAAAAGCAAATAAAAACATATATACAAGCCGCTACATACTTTCCACCAAGAGAAGATGGAAAATATGACGGCAAAAAAAATATATTTGATGGTGTCAATAAGCGCGGTTTTGCCATCCTTTGTTCAAGTAAAAAAATATCATCTATAGATAATACACCTATATCCACTGGTATTTTTAAAGAAAAAGAATTAATAAGTATACTTAATCTCATTAACATAAAAGCGCCTGCCAATAGAAAGGGTTGGTTTGATGAAAGTGTTTACGAAAAATTTCACGATACAAAAAAGTACAAAAATTGGTTCATAACTTCTTGTGCACTTTCTAACGCAAAAAAAAGAAATGATAGAATATTATTATGCAGAATAAACAATAATGAAAAAAACATTCTTGATTTATTTGAAATTACAAAAAAAAACAAACTTACCTCAATTATTTCTGACCAAGTTATAAAACCACGTTTTATACGAATGTCATTTTTGACTAAACACACCGCTATTGGCCTATCTGAACAAGGTACTATTTTTACCATTGCACTAATATCAACAGCAGAAACAATAAAAACACCATTTCCTGATGTACTCCTTTCAAAGCAATTCTTTTACACAAAAGAAAATGGAAAGAAAAAAGAGATGTTCTTCAAAGATATTGCAATAGATAAAAAACACCGTCCAAGTATGTTACTACTAACAACAGATAATAGATTTTTTCATTGTAATTTAATATCTAAAAAAACAGAATATCTTTTTTGCAAGCAAGAAAAAAATATAGAACAGATATGGCTATATAACCATAGAATTGGATTTAATACCAAAAACACACAAAACAAGACAACAATAACAATTATACCATTGGCATTTTTTTTATATAAAAATAATGCAAAAAAAATACTTTCTACTCCAAGTACTGATCAATAACATCAAGTTGAACAGCCAGTGGTTTGATACAAAATAATCCATTAATAATATCAGATCCAATATGACATTTGTTCAAGTTTGCCTCTTTAAATAATTTTGTTTTTGTTTGATACACCAATGCATACCCAGCTTTCTGCAATAATTCACTTGTTCGTCTAATGTGTGTACCACCGGCGAGAGCAACAACACGCTTTTTATCTTGTGATCGCAATACAACATTGAGCATTTTCACATCAAGCAAGTTACTATCGAGTGTAAGCATTTTTTTCAGAAAAACCAATCGATTCGTTGGCCACGTCCTAATAGCCAAATAATCACCAATCGTTTTTTGCGCGTAATCAGCGATCTTAAGCTTAGTTAATTCACTGGTTACTTCATCAATGTTTTTTTTTATCAACACAGCAAGTGATTTATTTTCATAACCATGTGCTTTGATTTCTTCTACTTCTCTATTAATCTCTTCCAAAATATCTTGTACGGTGATGTGTTGTGTTGAAACAATAATACGCGGATCTGCTTTTATATTATGCAATACTGGCCCAAGTGCAACAACTCTACAATAGCGATATTCTACATTTTCAACCTCAAAACCCCGCTTCTGACACTCTTGCGTCATACTCGCTAATAATCCAGTATTTGATTTTAAAAAAAACTTATTGCATCCAAAGCTTCCACCTGCATTACGAGAGCTTAAATCTTCTAATATGATTTTAGTATCTTTAGGGTTGCAGTAACTTAATTTATCAAGCGCCTGCGCTCGCTGTGAAATACTTTCTGGAACACTTCTATCGTGAAAATCACTTAATCCAATAAAATAATGATATTTTTTTTGTTGCGGAAGCCATTTACGCAACACCCATACTTCATAGATAAAAGCTTGTGCGCCAAAAAAATAAAATAACCAAGCCAGTATAAAAACCTTTTTACTCATGATACCCCCTCATGGTGTTACATATAAGTATTATATTGAAAAATAGAAATCAAAATCAATGAATATATTAATTAGCAAATAAAAAATCTTATAAATATTAAATTCTAAAAGAATGGTCTATTTAATGTTATATTTTGCCCAACTTTAGCAATATACAGCCGCTTATTGGTTAGTAAGTGGCTATTTTCTTGCCACCAACTTTGTATACGTTCAACAGGTGTTAAAAAATGATCAACACCAAATAAAAATGTACCCCAGTGCATAGGAATAAAGTTATTGGCATCTAAATCCAAAAATGCTTGGCCTGCTTGTACTGCACTAATATGTGAATGCTGCATTGTATCTTCTGGTTCACAGGGACCAATGGGCATTAATGCAGTATCAATAGTATTAAAGTATGATTTAATTTCATAAAAATGAGAATCCCACGCGGTATCGCCCGCAAAGTAAATCGTGCTGTTAGCACTTTGTATCATCCAACTGCCCCAGAGCGATCTATTTTTATCAAATAGCCCACGCTGAGACCAATGCGTTGCAGGTAAAAAGGTAAATGTAATATTTTTTATTTTGTACTGCTCCCACCAGCCAAGCTCAGAAACATGGCTAAAACCACGGAGATCAAACCATTGCTTGTCACCAACCGGAACTAACACATAAGCTTTTGGAAATTGTTTTTTGATAGCAACCAAACTGGCAGTATCCATATGATCTCGGTGATTGTGAGAAAGTAATATTACATCAATCAGCGGTAACTGATTAAGTGCAATACCAGGAGGAAG harbors:
- the atpB gene encoding F0F1 ATP synthase subunit A: MEGLDILSVHKLKPLEYFGIKHHFFHINTDTVVYTWIVLGIILACVLPIRWLLLKKNSIIYHVLTTYIRSFYGMTQQTLGEYFTFGHFAFITAIFTFIATANAIGAVPWLEEPTKDLNTTLSLGLTSFLYTQFYAIKMHGFLAYIKEYFAPFFIMLPLNIIGKVATVISISFRLFGNIFGGTMITGIYTSAIKGSLIFETLGMITGLNLVIILFFGLFEAFLQAFVFAMLALTYLSIGIKGEEPEED
- a CDS encoding glycosyltransferase, whose protein sequence is MKHKKKLHVLYIITKLELGGAQKVCLNLAKGLKKLGHEPLLLSGPTGPLKEEAKTICQTIFLNDLTREINSSCVFFKEFICFFTLVGTIKKLKKKYPDLIIHTHSTKAGILGRWAAFFANVKKRIHTVHGYAFHKHQRWFVWLPIYFLELITSFVTTHFICVSSEDVKTGIKLFPYFTPKHSIIRAAVDHNTLYIPATKTNINPDTAQTFVFGTISCFKPQKNLIDLLRAFAYVYQKDNRAKLEIIGDGVQRKHIEIFIKTHNLHQQIILHGWKQNITPIMLTWHAFVLSSLWEGLPCAVVEARLLKLPVLAYNTGGIKDIIENGKNGFLYPQKKWKQLANGMLQLMNNKKLYSKLYYNKDNLIQFDTDVMIQEHIQLYQTGYIRIDTLTDKKRNNV
- a CDS encoding cysteine synthase family protein, which encodes MLYKKLTDAIGNTPLVKVPFDCLGNCYAKLEYLNPGGSVKDRSACYMIEQAEKNGILNSGGVIIDASSGNHGIAVAMIGAIKGYEVIITVSEKISKEKLDTIKAYGAKIIMCPATEFIDDPQSYHSQAVALHKKTPGSFMPNQYYNPTNRDGHYHSLGTEIWQQTNGTITHFFAAAGTTGTVSGVGRYLKEKNTDIKVFAIDSINSYRATGGFPKPYKIEGMGMDFDTPVFDESIVDDIICVSDNNALTMLKLLAQKYGLLVGPSSGAVAYVVDQYAKNLQPNDLAVMIFGDSGRAYLTKRFY
- a CDS encoding MBL fold metallo-hydrolase, which encodes MKKEVLYRQPLKINNRFYNNNHNYPESLLFKTALTVLQSLRNRAKRVPKVLSDWYTCSIPATCAVEPVITWIGHATFLIQIENVNIITDPIFGDASLLYRRVLPPGIALNQLPLIDVILLSHNHRDHMDTASLVAIKKQFPKAYVLVPVGDKQWFDLRGFSHVSELGWWEQYKIKNITFTFLPATHWSQRGLFDKNRSLWGSWMIQSANSTIYFAGDTAWDSHFYEIKSYFNTIDTALMPIGPCEPEDTMQHSHISAVQAGQAFLDLDANNFIPMHWGTFLFGVDHFLTPVERIQSWWQENSHLLTNKRLYIAKVGQNITLNRPFF